AGGATATCAGCAACATGATGTATTTTGTGAATCTTGGGTAAATTGGTGAGCCTCCGCTCTGGTTGCCTTGAGAGATTCTGGTCCCGTTTTATCCGGTTCTGGTAGGCTTCAGGGTGATTTGTTTTTCTTGTGATCGGTGTCAGAACTTGTTAATCAGTTGGTGAATGTGTACCTCTAACTGTGTGGTATCAATCTTTTGCCAAGCAGTTTAGGCCTGTTTCCCACACAAAGGTTGGATCTAGAAACCATTGAACTGAACCTAGAGTATTTATTCCATTAAATACAGAATATTATTATTTTTAGGATATAGTATTCTTCTTCTTAACACTGTATATCGTTCTCCTAACCTAAACTACAAAGAACAGTGGGCGCCGTTTTCACTACAAAGAATATTATTATTTTGATTGTGTTAAGCACCGTTTGTTTGTGGCATTGGGCGAGGTCGGACGGTCCAATCTTAAGGCCCGGATGGTCCGTCTTAGGTGCAGACAGTCCGTGATTGGATCAGAGCATATGGATTAACTCATATCTTCACGTGTGTTTTATCCCTCTAAACACGTGAGAGTTGGAGGATGCCTAGGAACCTTCCCATATATATTTGAAAGGGTATGACCAATTGAAGCATTAATAATCGAACCAAAATCAATATATCATCCTActtttgccctaggagtagacaATAACGTAGCCTTCTTCACCCCAATCTTtatctctcttcgactctacatcATATGGGTCCCTTGGGTGGCTTGCCGATCTAAGACAAACCTTAGGATTTTTCCTTTTTGACGGGATCTCTCCCGGGAGTGAGATCCAAGTGTTGTTGGAACGCCACCGCCCATGCACATGCTTGGACCGTCTAGCCACCAGACGCAGACTGTCCAACTTCACCGCAGGGAAGGCCCGTCTTTGTGCCAGGTCGTAGACCGTCCCCCAAGGCCACGAACCGTCCATGCTAtcacagagagcaccaccgccggTACACATCGTAATGATTGATGACTAGATTGGTGCCAACAGATTGATTTCAGGCTCCTTCGGATCAAAGTAATTTTACATGAAAAACATAGTATTCTGATTTTCATAGGAATTGTTATGGTAGCATCATTTGGATCGTAGGATTGAGAATTTGGAGGAAAAAAATCCGTTGTCATCTGTTTCCTATGCAAAACGTAGGAAAATAAATATCCAACCACATCTCTTTTTTCCAATCCTCTGTCCCAACCAAATAACTCTCCAGTTAAAATTACTGTATTTTATAATCCTCTGTTTTGCACATACATTCCAACATTGTTCCTATATTTTTTCTATTCCTGTATTTTCTCAATTCTCGAAAGGAGCTTTTCTATGGTCACCGAAAAACTTATTAAAATGCGAAATGGTTAACCTGCGCCCCCGAATATATATCTCCTCTCAGCCGCCGACGAAAGCCGTAGACATAAGACGCTCCGGTTCGAGAACGAACCAAGCGAGCAAGAACCAAGAAACGAACAGGCGGAGAAGACGTACGGCCGTACGGGAGAGTAGGCGGCAGCCGGTGTTTCTGGGCTGGGTTCGccatgcccctgccgccgcccaaCATGCGCACGCAAGAACCTCACCCCTGGCTCCGCGATGCCCCCGACGACCTCCCGgactgcgacgggacgggcgcctGCTTCCCTGGCGGCGGTCTGTGCTACCCCGACGACCCGCTCGAACTCGTCCACTCGCTCTTCCCTGCTCAGACCACCGTGGACCGATCGGCGCTCGGGATAGGCACCAGCGCCGGCGAGCCTCCCTgtagggagcaggagcagccgctggcgGAGAGCGCGTatggtggtggcggcagcggcgGGCGGAATTCTTGTGGCTTGTCCAGCTACGTTCTTGAGGGACTCTCCGGCCTCGAGGAAATTGATACGAACATGTTCTTTGCTGACGACGCgctggacggcggcggcggcggcggcggcggcgaggcgaCCCAAGACAACTTGCCCTGCGACTCGACGGGAGCCAAGCCCAAGCCGCCGGCGCACATGCCAGAAGCTGGTGACGTTCACGCGTCGCCGCTGCCCGCGCACATGCTACCCGGCGCCCTCCAAGCGTACGACGCGTGCCGTGCGTTCCATGGCGCGTCGCCGCCCATGGCAGCGGGCGGTCCGCTGCCCGACTTCGTCACCAACGACGGCGCGCCCATGCCAGCTGCTGCTGGCCTTCACGCGTGCGGCGCCTTGCCCGGAATTGTCTCTAACGGCGCGTCTAAGCCGCCATCGTGCCGTGCGTTCCATGGCGCGTCGCCGCCCACGGCAGCGGGCGGTCCGCTGTCCGTCTTCGTCACCAACAACGGCGCGCCAATGCCGGGGGCTGCTGCTGGCCTTCACGCGTGCGTCGTGGTGTTGCCTGGCATTGTCTCCATCGGCGCGTCTGGGCCGCCACGGATGGAGCCCATGCCAGCACGTGCTAGTCTCCACCCGAACGCTGCGCCGGCGCACGCCCCTCCGCCACCGTCTCCGCCGTCGTCCAGCGCGTCTTCCGGCTCGGGCCGCTGCCCGTCGTCAGCGACATCGGGGACCGAGTTCTTGCAACCCCACGCCTGGGTTGTTCCCAGGCGGCAGCGGAGCCTACCCACAGGTGCCCGCAGGTCACGATCCGCGCCACGCCAGAGGAACATGCAAGCCCAGAAGGTATGCCGCCACTGCCACTCGCCGGATACGCCGCAGTGGCGCACAGGCCCGAACGGGCGGGCCACTCTGTGCAACGCGTGTGGGTTACGCTACGCGGGACACAGGCTGGTGCCGGAGTACCGGCCGCTCACGGCTCCTAGCTTCCGGAGCGGGCAGCACTCCAACCGCCACCGGAACGTCATGAAACTCAGGGAGCAAATGAAGGCGGCGGCGACGGAGGAGGAACCGTCGGAACAGCCGACAGAAGGCAACACGTAGAATGATGGGCTCATCCGCTCATGGCTCACATATCAGCAGCAGGCTTATGACACCGGCTAGGCCAAGGTTTAGGCTTTGAATCTTTTGTTGGTTTCGTTTCTTAGCGATGATTCTGTGCTACTAGCTAGTGTAGTAGTAAGAACTAGTGATCAATCATCCATGGATCCATGAATGTTAGCTAGTCTCTTTCGATTGATTCATTATTACTAGTCGGTTTTCTTTGAACAAGTATAACAAGTATAGACgaccaataagcacgaggcccgcgagctCGGCATGAAGCCCACTGTTTGGGTctggtccgagcccggcacgacCCGATTCTATGCGGGCCCGATCCaacccggcacgaataagcgggccgggctcggacaagaaactagtcatggtgggctagcccggcacggaccgtttacctctaagcacgttaagcccgctttttttacactaaaacatgcttttcggcccgcttttttcgtgctaaatgGGCCgacccggcccggcccgtttaggcccgctgcggacCGGGCTCGGACAGGGAATCGAGCCCGCGGGCTTAGAAAGCCCGGCCTGGTTTCCTAACCGTGCCTGGCAGGCCGGGCCCAAAACGGGCCgtgcttcaccgggcccgggtcgagccgggcggcccgtttggccatctctattaACAAAGCTTGCTAAGCTAGCTGTGTCGCAACAACGTTGATTAGTAAGGACTCAGCACTAGTGTTGGAATATGGGTCTGCCTTTTTGGGTCAGCACGAGCACGGCCCGAAAACATGAGCCTAAGACACGGCACGACACGAAATAGTACGGGTCGAGCTAGCACGGCACAAAGGCGGGTCTGAGCCGGGCTTTAAATTCCTGCCCGTCGGGCCTCGGCACGACCCGCAAGGATGGGTCGGCCTTGGGTCGACACGGCCCAATGAAGCCCAAGttgtttaatttctttaatttagtaagctacCAACTTTATATTGTTGTGATATTTGGAGTTTATTGGGTCAAATGATGCTAggattgtttaatatctttaatttagtaagttaTAGACTTTATGTAgttgtaatattttgattttatgtggtAAAATATATGGGCCGGGTTTGGGTCGGCATAATCCAACGAAGGTATGGCGTGATTTAGAGTCGGGCTAGACCACTATTTTTACACTTCGGGCTGGTACGGCATAGCCCAAAAGTTTTTTGGGCTTTCCTGATCCGAACCCGTTTGACACAAAACACGATGGGCTTAGGCCGGGCGAACATGCGTAAATAAAGGCAACTAATGATACGTACAAGATCGAGTACGTGGGTTTTTTCTTTCCAAATATATAGCTGAGTGTCACACACCTTCGCATTTTATTTTTCTCAAGTTCTGCTCCAACCATGAAGCATCATCTAATGATTTTTATGAAACACTCATATGCATGATATGAATAATTGCTTTACTTATTTGTGATGTGAGTTAAACTTATTACACATATAATCTATATTATTATATTAAGGCTGCAAGGGGTAGCATGTCTCACCCTAGTTTTGCCTTCTATAATCTACACCGTCAGTCTATTTCCAGCAAATTTACACCGTCCATCCAAATATCCCTTACCCGTCGATCATCGCGCCAACACCCTCCGCGCGAGACACAGTCGGCCCCTCACCCCTCGCTCCTCTGACCCTCTCTTCCTCCATGCAATTATAGATGGCCAATAAGAACGATTCTCGCGAGCCCAGCACGAAGCGCACTGTTTGGACCCGATCCGAGCCCGGCATGGCCTGGTTCTATCCGGgcccgggccgggctcggacagaaaACTAGgaacggtgggctagcccggcatgtcccgtttacctctaagcctgtTAAACCCGCTTTTTGCACTAAACCGTGCTTACCGGCCCGCTTAGCCCATTTTTCGGCCCGCTTTTTCCGTGCTAAACGGGTCGGACCCAAAATGGGTCGGGCTTAACCGGGGCCAGGCCGGgcggcccatttggccatctctACATGCAATCCAGCAACCACTCCCCCCTACTCGCTTTCTCTCTGGCCACCCCACTTTGCACGCCATCTACGTCTCCACTCCCCTCTCTCTTTGCTGGACCTCGTGGCGTTGCCGATTGCCAACAACCCCTCGGATTTCTACGTGCCCGCGCACGCATCCGGTGGAGGGAGCGCTTCCCGAGAGCGCAACCTCCACGACTTCCAAACGGCAGCCGCTGGGGCAACATCGCCGACGCCGCCAGAGAACAGTGCCCGCGACAACATCTCCACGAGCCCGATGGCCGAGGAAGGGAGGGGCACTAGAAGCGCAGCTTGCCCACCGTCGACGTCACCTAGAAGCCCAGCTCGCCCACCACCGCCTCCACCTCCTCTAGGTTCAACAGTCGCGCTAAACGACTGAGGGCCGACGCGTGAGACGATCAGCGTCTGAGGTCGCGCCCCAGACTCCTCCCGGACGACTAAGGGTCGTTGCGGCAGCACAAGCGCGCCAcgtaagaacaagatcaaccaccaGGTGACGTTCTCCAAGCGTGATGGAGTTCTTGTTGGCTGCAAATACATGGTGGTCGATAGGACATTTTCATAGGCTTGTAGTCCTCATCCTTTTTGCTTGATTTTACCTATAGAAGGTTTGATCAACTATTAATCTATTATTAGTATGCATTTTAATCCCAGGCTCCCAGCTAGACGTATGAAGCCTATTGAGAGTCCTTCTAAGTATAATTAACAGGCATCATCAGAACATGACATAATTTCTGGAGAGAGCAGCTATCACATAACTGGCGGTACACATGGATCAATTATCTCTTCAGTGTTCTTAAGGTGGTAAGGCAAGGCGAGACGCTGAGCCACCGCCTAGATGCCTAGGTGGTGCCTAGGCGAGCAAGGCGTTTAGGATTCTTTGagtgcctggacgcctaggcgtcccCTAGGCGATGCCTTAAAAACATTGATCTCTTTACAACCAGGTCAGGTTGCCATATCTTTTTGCACTAGCTATTATCAGCTAAAGAGAAATACTAATCCATATCCATCACTAAACTTTTGGCCCTATTTCACCTCTTGAAAACATCTTACCTCAATAGATTGGTTTCAGCTATCAACAGTGGCTGGTCTCTACTGCATGGTTTCTATGGGAGATAGATATCCCAGGGTCCATTGGAGCACAGAAACAAAGTTTCAACTCACCCGAGGCCAACTTCGGAGGGAGATGTTGCTCTGTCTCGCCTAAGGCCAACCTTGGATGGGAGACACTGTTCTAGCTCACCCGAGGCCAGCCTCAGACGGGAGACGCTGTTCTGACTCGCCGAGGCCAGCTCTAGGCGGGAGGCGCTGTTCTGACTCACCCGAGGCTAGCTCTGGGCAGGAGATGCCATCACGACTCGCCTGAGGACGACCTCGGACGGGAGAAGCAGTCATGACTCGCCTAAGGCCAACCTCTAGGGCGGAAGATACAGTCATGACTCGCCCGAGGACGACTTCGGGCGAGAGAAGCAGTCATGACTCGCCCAAGGCCAACCTCTGGGCGGGAGATGTAGTCACGacccgcccgaggccaaccttggCCGCCCAAGGTTGGCCTCGAGCGGGAGCGCAGAAACGCTCATGGCTATCATCTTCAACACCCTGATCATCTTCAATGTTGGGGAGGTTTTCTACTTTGGATCCCTCTCCTACATCACGGGTCGAGAAGGTGTCCTGCACTGCATCGCGGATCCATCCGAGACAAGATCTTCTCCGATGGCACCGACCGTGGAGGCATGCTCGCCCCACCTGACCTCAACAAAAACTACTTCGATGAACTCCAAGGCACGAAGACCTCAACCAACCTCCGCCCCATGTAGGATTGTGCCCATGTTGGGTGGGCCTAGGACCATAGCAACACCTATGGCCCGACTGAATGGAGTTGCACCCTTATCATGGTGGACTCCTCTGTCCACATCACCCACCAAGGTGTGCACCTAGATCACACGGGTTAAAGGAGTGGATGGCCCTCAACACCGGTGTGGGCGCAGGAACGAGACTGACGACTATCCCAGTCGCTCCGCTCATGTGGGAGATGACCGGAGCATGGGACGTGGCCCTGAGCTCTTTCTTCCCAGATGTCCTCTATATCCAGGGAAGAGTAGAGGACGCTCCCATCTCCAACGACAAGCCCACTGTACTGGGGGAGCAGCCCCCGCAGCGCGAGGCACGCCAACGTCGGAACAGGCGCCGTAACGTTCGGTGTCATCACAAGGCCAGAGAACGGGACCCACATAGCTCGTATCCCGGGATGAGGCATCTAAAGCAGGAGAAACTCTTGACGATAGGGTGCTCCATGAGCTCCACAATTCCTGATGTCGCGA
This portion of the Zea mays cultivar B73 chromosome 2, Zm-B73-REFERENCE-NAM-5.0, whole genome shotgun sequence genome encodes:
- the LOC103647123 gene encoding zinc finger protein 703; protein product: MPLPPPNMRTQEPHPWLRDAPDDLPDCDGTGACFPGGGLCYPDDPLELVHSLFPAQTTVDRSALGIGTSAGEPPCREQEQPLAESAYGGGGSGGRNSCGLSSYVLEGLSGLEEIDTNMFFADDALDGGGGGGGGEATQDNLPCDSTGAKPKPPAHMPEAGDVHASPLPAHMLPGALQAYDACRAFHGASPPMAAGGPLPDFVTNDGAPMPAAAGLHACGALPGIVSNGASKPPSCRAFHGASPPTAAGGPLSVFVTNNGAPMPGAAAGLHACVVVLPGIVSIGASGPPRMEPMPARASLHPNAAPAHAPPPPSPPSSSASSGSGRCPSSATSGTEFLQPHAWVVPRRQRSLPTGARRSRSAPRQRNMQAQKVCRHCHSPDTPQWRTGPNGRATLCNACGLRYAGHRLVPEYRPLTAPSFRSGQHSNRHRNVMKLREQMKAAATEEEPSEQPTEGNT